One window of the Candidatus Chryseobacterium colombiense genome contains the following:
- a CDS encoding bestrophin family ion channel, giving the protein MITTKYINYKQILNVSGIHLIWISIWCVLITVLFHYFRWEWMIIPWVPVALIGTAEAFLVGFKNNQAYDRLWEARKIWGGIVNSSRSFASMVYAFNTNHDEVGIFDLEDRRKKMVYRHIAWLYAFREQLLVPTEWEHIGAEKERSHHINNRRNRLIKAGFPDYGRTPIFLNKYLSEEEAELQSHYKNFATYLISQQAKDVNDLKNIKAISDFNQTQLQSCLNEFYNFQGQAERIKKFPSPRQFASTAFIFNVLFIMLLPLGLVNEFAKLGTWGVWYSIPFCIIIGWIYIIMELVGDYSENPFAGLMFDVPMLSICRNIEIDLLQMTGETELPDPISSKNGVLV; this is encoded by the coding sequence ATGATCACCACAAAATATATTAATTACAAACAAATTCTCAATGTATCTGGAATTCATCTGATTTGGATCTCGATCTGGTGTGTTTTAATCACCGTTTTATTTCATTATTTTCGTTGGGAATGGATGATTATACCTTGGGTTCCGGTGGCATTAATTGGTACAGCCGAAGCTTTTTTAGTGGGCTTTAAAAATAATCAGGCCTATGACAGACTTTGGGAAGCCCGAAAAATATGGGGCGGCATTGTAAACTCCAGCCGTTCTTTTGCATCTATGGTCTACGCTTTCAACACCAACCATGATGAGGTCGGCATTTTTGACCTGGAAGACAGAAGAAAAAAAATGGTGTACCGCCACATTGCATGGTTATACGCCTTTAGAGAACAACTATTGGTTCCAACCGAATGGGAACACATTGGGGCAGAAAAAGAACGTTCGCATCACATCAATAACAGACGCAACAGATTAATAAAAGCAGGATTTCCTGATTACGGCAGAACACCGATTTTCCTGAATAAATATCTTTCCGAGGAAGAAGCTGAGCTTCAGTCTCATTATAAAAACTTTGCCACTTATCTGATTTCCCAGCAGGCAAAAGACGTTAATGATTTAAAGAATATCAAAGCCATTTCAGATTTCAACCAGACTCAATTACAGTCTTGTCTAAACGAATTTTACAATTTCCAGGGACAGGCCGAAAGAATTAAAAAATTCCCCTCACCAAGGCAGTTTGCCAGTACAGCTTTTATTTTCAATGTACTTTTTATCATGTTGCTTCCGCTAGGATTAGTCAACGAATTTGCCAAACTCGGAACCTGGGGAGTTTGGTACAGCATTCCTTTCTGTATAATTATCGGATGGATCTATATTATCATGGAATTAGTGGGTGATTATTCAGAAAACCCATTTGCCGGACTAATGTTCGACGTTCCAATGCTTTCGATCTGCAGAAACATTGAAATTGATCTGTTACAAATGACCGGAGAAACTGAGCTTCCTGATCCTATTTCCTCTAAAAACGGAGTCTTGGTTTAA
- a CDS encoding thiamine pyrophosphate-dependent enzyme — protein MENTLHGKVSQDILLKAYNHMMLAKAMADIYEENRNICKYVHSTSRGHEAIQLATAYQLKKEDWVSPYYRDESILLGIGFEPYQLMLQLLAKADDPFSGGRSYYSHPSSRDENKPKIIHQSSATGMQTIPTAGVAQGIKYIQDFNLQQFENNPVVVCSLGDNSVTEGEVSEALQFSALHQLPIIFLVQDNEWGISVTKEEARTCDAYDFVAGFTGLSRMRVDGTDFVESFEAMKKAVDFVRTERKPLVVCAKTVLIGHHTSGVRREFYRDEKDLTKHRAKDPGEILRNQLIESGVDEELLKQITKKARLEAEEAFERAKNAEDPKPETVMQHIFAPTPITEEMGTREPAGGEKIVMVDAAIHAIQELMWKHPEALLYGQDVGERIGGVFRETVTLGKKFGSKRVFNTAIQEAYIIGSTTGMSAVGLKPIVEVQFADYIYPGINQLITEISKSSYLSQGKFPVSNIIRVPIGAYGGGGPYHSGSVESILANIKGIKIAYPSNAADFKGLLKAAYYDPNPVVMLEHKGLYWSKVPGTEDAKTIEPAEDYILPFGKGKVIIEADKDETEKGRTLLVVTYGMGVYWAKEAAKNFNGRVEVIDLRTLIPLDEELVFERVKAHGKCIVLTEEQLNNSFAEAFAHRISKNCFKYLDAPVETMGSLDTPAVPINLVLEKEMLPNAEKLSAKIEEMLKY, from the coding sequence ATGGAAAATACACTTCACGGAAAAGTTTCTCAGGATATCCTGCTTAAAGCATACAACCATATGATGCTAGCGAAAGCAATGGCAGATATCTATGAAGAAAACAGAAATATTTGCAAATACGTTCATAGTACATCAAGAGGTCATGAAGCCATTCAACTGGCAACAGCCTACCAGTTAAAAAAAGAAGACTGGGTTTCTCCTTATTACAGAGACGAAAGCATTTTGTTAGGTATCGGTTTCGAGCCTTACCAGTTGATGTTGCAGTTATTGGCAAAAGCTGATGATCCATTTTCCGGAGGAAGGTCTTATTATTCTCATCCTTCAAGCAGAGATGAAAATAAGCCTAAAATCATCCATCAAAGCTCAGCAACGGGAATGCAGACAATTCCGACTGCAGGAGTTGCACAAGGGATAAAATATATTCAGGATTTTAATTTACAGCAATTCGAGAACAATCCGGTTGTTGTTTGCAGCCTTGGAGACAATTCTGTAACGGAGGGTGAAGTGAGTGAAGCGCTTCAGTTTTCAGCCTTACATCAGCTTCCTATCATCTTTCTTGTTCAGGATAATGAATGGGGAATTTCGGTAACCAAAGAAGAAGCCAGAACTTGTGATGCTTATGATTTTGTAGCCGGATTTACCGGTTTAAGCAGAATGAGAGTCGACGGAACCGATTTCGTAGAAAGCTTTGAAGCGATGAAAAAGGCCGTAGACTTTGTAAGAACCGAAAGAAAACCATTGGTTGTCTGTGCTAAAACAGTTTTGATCGGTCACCATACTTCAGGCGTAAGAAGGGAATTCTATAGAGATGAAAAAGATTTAACAAAACACAGAGCAAAAGATCCGGGAGAAATTCTTAGAAATCAATTGATAGAATCCGGTGTTGATGAAGAATTACTGAAACAAATCACGAAAAAAGCTCGCTTGGAAGCAGAAGAAGCTTTCGAAAGAGCTAAAAATGCGGAAGACCCAAAACCAGAAACGGTAATGCAGCATATTTTTGCTCCTACTCCGATTACGGAAGAAATGGGAACTCGTGAGCCTGCAGGTGGAGAAAAAATTGTAATGGTAGATGCAGCTATTCACGCGATTCAGGAATTGATGTGGAAGCACCCTGAAGCTCTTCTTTATGGACAAGACGTTGGAGAAAGAATCGGTGGAGTGTTCCGTGAAACAGTGACTTTAGGAAAAAAATTCGGAAGCAAAAGAGTTTTCAACACCGCTATTCAGGAGGCCTATATTATTGGCTCTACAACAGGAATGAGTGCAGTGGGTTTAAAGCCTATCGTTGAAGTGCAGTTCGCCGATTATATTTATCCGGGAATTAATCAGTTGATTACGGAGATTTCAAAATCAAGTTATTTAAGTCAGGGTAAATTTCCTGTAAGTAATATTATCCGTGTTCCGATAGGAGCTTACGGAGGAGGTGGTCCTTATCACAGTGGCAGCGTAGAAAGTATTTTGGCTAATATTAAAGGGATCAAAATTGCTTATCCAAGTAATGCTGCAGATTTTAAAGGTTTATTAAAAGCAGCGTATTACGATCCGAATCCGGTAGTAATGTTGGAGCACAAAGGATTATACTGGAGTAAAGTTCCTGGAACTGAAGATGCCAAAACAATTGAACCGGCAGAAGATTATATTTTACCTTTCGGAAAAGGAAAAGTAATCATTGAAGCGGATAAAGATGAAACTGAAAAAGGTAGAACTTTATTGGTTGTTACTTACGGAATGGGCGTTTACTGGGCTAAAGAAGCTGCAAAGAACTTTAACGGAAGAGTTGAAGTCATCGACTTAAGAACATTAATTCCTCTTGATGAAGAATTAGTTTTCGAAAGAGTAAAAGCTCACGGAAAATGTATCGTTTTAACCGAGGAACAATTAAACAATTCATTTGCAGAGGCTTTTGCACATAGAATTTCTAAAAACTGTTTCAAATACCTTGATGCACCGGTGGAAACAATGGGATCCTTAGATACTCCAGCTGTTCCAATCAATTTGGTTCTGGAAAAAGAAATGCTTCCAAATGCTGAAAAACTTTCCGCAAAAATCGAAGAAATGTTGAAATATTAG
- the dnaE gene encoding DNA polymerase III subunit alpha, producing MYLVFDTETTGLPKNFNAPLSDSDNWPRMVQIAWQLHDDDGTLIENQDYIIKPEGYDIPFNAARIHGITTKIANEEGRDLEEILNEFSKVLEKVRVVSGHNVEFDYNIVGAEFYRKNIKDNLQEKPKADTMILGTDFCQLGGGRGGRFKPPKLEELYEKLYGHKFDEAHNAAADVNATAQVFFEMMRIGVIPAEVLKTSEDQLAYFKTLYPDPIKPFNIIIRRQVADFNNKKKQQDFGSIDEIDLGKYFNFNNHSVFSTLMATSSINDLIKKATDDNFPAVGMVDLGNMMGAFKFVSAVEGANGDRAKKYKEYLAKKQEAEEKGEEFNEQEPVSEPLIPVVGCEFYISDRYEQKQFTKDDPDRRTQVVLLAKDFNGYKNLAKLSSIGFLKGFYFGVPRISRELIAEYKEGVIALTSGINGDIPDAILNTGEQKGEELFKWWKDTFGDDFYVQIQNHKLPEEEHLNDVLLHFADKYNVKILAQNETFYSNKDDSNIQDIVSCIKDGEKLTTPVGKGFGKRRGLATGEYYIKNADEIKETFLAYPDAFEAYEEFTAKFKPYTLKRDVLLPKFDIPEEFIHAEDDVDGGKRGEMAYLTHLTYEGAKRRYEQFGGITEAIKERLDFELDVIANTGYPGYFLIVQDFCNEARKMGVWVGPGRGSAAGSAVAYCIGITNVDPIKYDLLFERFLNPERVSMPDIDIDFDDEGRDKIIKWVVEKYGKTQVAQIITYSVLGGKSAIKDAGRVLDVPIPDTNNIAKLIPPSPGMNIAKALSKYDKLKPEEQMLVDEMRLVLDSPSDPRHDVLASAKKMEGCIRNTGIHACGVIITPEDVSNLVPVTIAAKDADILVSQFDNSVAESAGLLKMDFLGLRTLTIIKDALKLVKARHGVDIDPDLIPLDDVKTYQLFKEGRTVGIFQYESPGMQKYMRELKPTVFADLIAMNALYRPGPIKYIPNFINRKHGIEEIVYDLPETEEYLKETYGITVYQEQVMLLSQKLANFTKGEADTLRKAMGKKQIDVLNKMYPKFIEGGRKNNLDEERLEKIWNDWKAFAEYAFNKSHSTCYAFIAYQTAYLKANYPAEYMASVMSNNINNTESITMFMEDCKSIGVDVLGPDVNESQYKFSVNEKGQIRFGLGAIKGIGEGPSEAITRERENGRFKNIYDFFERILPSQMNKRVAESLVLAGAFDELDTFHRGQYFDIDMSGRTNLERLIRYGQSFQESKNEMENSLFADFAEEVQIEQPKLAPCPEWPNMHKLNKEKEIIGFYLSAHPLDEFKYQYQFMQGSLSKKAVLEKNDEAKITVEEVPILEKDSVDEVADLIEIVSDDIVAGEEEEIIEEVTKKAEPKGVFQFLNLDEVDAYKEQAFANKQEELFEEKKKDWKTLQKERENGGGGKEYTVAGLITEYVVKDGFRSGEKVAFLTLEDYSGSYSFRLGDRDYMKLKEKLEVQRFVILKIKFAQVKDGRVFVNVNEVIELQEAFERFAKSISLVMDVMDFRPEDLSFFRSVLERNQGDQKLKFYIKNVDDDLNTEHLEVQSMKHSVNLNGDLIKEIQLLNKYEFYLN from the coding sequence ATGTATTTAGTTTTTGACACAGAAACCACAGGTTTACCAAAGAATTTCAACGCTCCGCTTTCAGATTCAGATAACTGGCCAAGAATGGTTCAGATTGCGTGGCAGTTGCATGATGATGACGGAACTTTAATTGAAAACCAGGATTATATTATAAAACCTGAAGGGTATGATATTCCCTTCAACGCGGCAAGAATTCACGGGATTACAACGAAAATAGCGAATGAAGAAGGTCGTGATCTCGAAGAAATCTTAAACGAATTTTCTAAAGTTTTAGAAAAAGTAAGAGTCGTTTCCGGACATAATGTTGAGTTTGATTACAATATTGTCGGAGCTGAATTTTACCGAAAAAATATAAAGGACAATCTACAGGAAAAGCCAAAAGCCGATACCATGATTTTAGGTACGGATTTTTGTCAGCTTGGAGGAGGGCGAGGAGGAAGATTTAAGCCCCCGAAACTGGAAGAGCTTTACGAAAAATTATACGGTCATAAGTTCGATGAAGCGCATAACGCGGCAGCTGACGTAAATGCAACGGCTCAGGTTTTCTTTGAAATGATGAGAATCGGGGTCATTCCGGCTGAGGTTTTAAAAACTTCGGAAGATCAGCTTGCTTATTTCAAAACGCTTTATCCGGATCCGATTAAGCCTTTCAATATTATTATCAGAAGGCAGGTTGCTGATTTTAACAATAAGAAAAAGCAGCAGGATTTCGGGAGTATTGATGAGATTGATCTGGGTAAATATTTCAATTTCAACAATCACAGTGTTTTTTCCACATTGATGGCAACTTCAAGCATTAATGACTTGATTAAAAAGGCAACTGATGATAATTTTCCTGCCGTCGGAATGGTGGATTTGGGGAATATGATGGGGGCTTTCAAATTTGTTTCAGCAGTTGAAGGTGCGAATGGTGACCGTGCCAAAAAATATAAAGAATATTTAGCTAAAAAACAGGAAGCGGAAGAAAAAGGAGAAGAGTTCAATGAGCAAGAGCCGGTTTCAGAACCGTTGATTCCTGTTGTTGGGTGTGAATTTTATATTTCAGACCGGTATGAACAGAAGCAGTTTACGAAGGATGATCCAGACAGAAGAACACAGGTTGTTTTATTAGCAAAGGATTTTAACGGGTATAAAAATTTAGCGAAACTTTCGAGTATAGGATTTCTTAAAGGATTTTATTTCGGAGTTCCTAGGATCAGTCGTGAATTGATTGCTGAATATAAAGAAGGTGTAATTGCTTTAACATCGGGAATTAATGGAGATATTCCTGATGCAATCTTGAATACCGGTGAGCAAAAAGGAGAGGAACTTTTCAAATGGTGGAAAGATACTTTTGGTGATGATTTTTATGTTCAGATCCAGAATCATAAACTGCCAGAAGAAGAACATTTGAATGATGTTCTATTGCATTTTGCCGATAAATATAATGTTAAAATCTTAGCGCAGAACGAAACTTTTTATTCCAATAAAGATGATTCTAATATTCAGGATATTGTAAGCTGTATTAAAGACGGTGAAAAGTTGACAACACCTGTTGGAAAAGGCTTCGGAAAGAGAAGAGGTTTGGCGACGGGAGAGTATTATATCAAAAATGCAGACGAAATTAAAGAAACATTTCTGGCATATCCTGATGCGTTTGAAGCGTATGAAGAATTTACGGCAAAATTTAAGCCTTATACTTTAAAGAGAGACGTTCTTCTTCCAAAATTCGATATTCCTGAAGAATTTATTCATGCAGAGGATGATGTTGATGGAGGAAAACGAGGTGAGATGGCATATCTTACCCATTTGACGTATGAAGGGGCAAAAAGAAGATATGAGCAATTTGGTGGCATTACCGAAGCAATTAAAGAAAGGCTTGATTTCGAATTGGATGTAATTGCAAATACTGGTTATCCGGGATATTTCCTTATTGTTCAAGATTTCTGTAACGAAGCCCGTAAAATGGGAGTTTGGGTTGGTCCTGGGCGAGGTTCTGCGGCGGGTTCTGCAGTGGCTTACTGTATTGGGATTACCAACGTTGACCCGATTAAATATGATCTTCTTTTTGAGAGATTCCTGAATCCTGAAAGGGTTTCGATGCCAGATATTGATATTGACTTTGATGATGAAGGGCGGGACAAAATCATCAAATGGGTGGTTGAAAAATATGGTAAAACGCAGGTTGCGCAGATTATTACATACTCTGTTTTAGGTGGAAAATCAGCCATTAAGGATGCAGGAAGGGTTTTGGATGTTCCGATTCCTGATACCAATAATATTGCAAAATTAATTCCTCCAAGCCCGGGGATGAATATTGCCAAAGCTTTATCTAAATACGATAAATTAAAACCTGAAGAACAAATGCTTGTCGATGAGATGAGGTTGGTTCTTGACAGTCCTTCTGATCCACGTCACGATGTGTTGGCGAGTGCAAAAAAAATGGAAGGCTGTATTCGAAATACGGGAATTCACGCCTGTGGTGTAATTATTACGCCGGAAGATGTGAGTAATCTGGTTCCAGTAACCATTGCTGCGAAAGATGCTGATATTTTGGTGTCTCAATTTGATAACTCTGTCGCAGAAAGTGCAGGATTGCTGAAAATGGACTTTTTGGGCCTGAGAACTTTGACGATCATTAAAGATGCATTAAAACTGGTTAAGGCAAGACATGGAGTAGATATCGATCCTGATTTGATTCCACTCGATGATGTGAAGACGTATCAGTTATTTAAAGAAGGAAGAACGGTCGGGATTTTCCAGTATGAAAGTCCGGGGATGCAAAAATATATGAGAGAGCTTAAACCTACGGTTTTTGCCGATCTTATTGCGATGAATGCCCTTTATAGACCGGGCCCGATTAAATATATTCCCAACTTTATTAACAGAAAACACGGGATTGAAGAAATTGTCTACGATTTACCGGAAACGGAAGAATATTTAAAGGAAACCTACGGAATTACCGTTTATCAGGAACAGGTAATGCTTTTGTCTCAGAAGTTGGCCAATTTTACAAAAGGTGAAGCCGATACACTGAGAAAAGCAATGGGTAAAAAACAGATCGATGTTCTGAATAAAATGTACCCGAAATTTATTGAAGGCGGTCGAAAGAATAACCTGGATGAGGAAAGATTGGAAAAAATCTGGAACGACTGGAAAGCCTTTGCTGAATATGCCTTTAATAAATCTCACTCCACTTGCTATGCATTTATTGCATATCAAACGGCTTATTTAAAAGCTAATTATCCCGCTGAATATATGGCAAGTGTGATGAGTAATAACATCAACAATACGGAATCTATTACCATGTTTATGGAAGACTGTAAAAGTATCGGAGTGGATGTTTTAGGACCGGATGTGAATGAATCTCAATATAAATTCTCGGTAAACGAAAAAGGACAGATCCGTTTTGGTTTAGGAGCGATTAAAGGAATTGGAGAAGGTCCGAGTGAGGCCATTACAAGAGAAAGAGAGAATGGAAGATTCAAAAATATTTACGATTTCTTTGAAAGGATTTTGCCTTCTCAAATGAATAAAAGAGTAGCGGAAAGTTTGGTTTTGGCAGGCGCTTTTGACGAACTGGACACATTCCACAGAGGTCAGTATTTTGATATTGATATGTCAGGAAGAACCAATTTAGAACGACTGATAAGATACGGACAAAGCTTCCAGGAGAGTAAAAATGAGATGGAGAACTCTCTTTTTGCTGATTTTGCCGAAGAAGTTCAGATCGAACAGCCAAAACTGGCGCCATGTCCGGAATGGCCGAATATGCATAAGCTGAATAAGGAAAAAGAAATTATCGGTTTCTATCTTTCTGCACACCCGTTGGACGAATTTAAATATCAGTATCAGTTCATGCAGGGAAGCTTATCTAAAAAGGCAGTACTCGAAAAAAATGACGAGGCGAAAATAACTGTTGAGGAAGTTCCGATTTTGGAGAAAGATTCTGTGGATGAAGTTGCAGATTTAATAGAAATTGTTTCTGATGATATTGTGGCAGGAGAAGAAGAGGAAATTATTGAGGAAGTGACAAAAAAAGCAGAACCGAAAGGTGTCTTTCAATTTTTAAATCTCGATGAGGTAGATGCCTATAAAGAGCAGGCTTTTGCCAATAAACAGGAAGAACTGTTTGAAGAAAAGAAAAAAGACTGGAAAACCCTACAGAAAGAAAGAGAAAACGGTGGTGGCGGAAAAGAGTATACCGTCGCTGGGTTAATCACGGAATACGTAGTAAAAGATGGTTTTCGAAGTGGTGAAAAAGTGGCCTTTTTGACGTTGGAGGATTATTCTGGGTCTTATTCTTTCAGATTAGGTGATCGTGATTATATGAAGCTGAAGGAAAAACTTGAGGTTCAGAGATTTGTTATTTTAAAGATAAAATTTGCTCAGGTAAAAGACGGAAGAGTTTTTGTGAATGTGAATGAAGTAATAGAGCTTCAGGAGGCATTTGAAAGGTTTGCAAAAAGCATTTCTTTAGTAATGGATGTGATGGATTTCCGACCGGAAGATCTTAGTTTTTTCAGATCGGTATTGGAGCGAAATCAGGGAGATCAGAAACTGAAATTTTATATTAAAAATGTTGATGATGATTTAAATACTGAACATCTTGAAGTACAATCGATGAAACATTCGGTAAATCTGAATGGTGATTTGATAAAAGAGATACAATTGTTAAATAAATACGAGTTTTATCTCAATTAA